The following DNA comes from Anaerostipes rhamnosivorans.
TTTCATCCTCCTAAATATGTGTACCCAAAGGGCACACCCTCTTTATTTTCCAAAATAAGCATCGATGCCGTCTGCGATTCCTTCCGCCATCTTTTTCTGAAAAGAATCCTTCTGCATCTTTTTATCTTCTTTTTTGTTTGTCATAAAACCCATTTCGATCAGTGTGACTGGAATTTTACTCCAGTTCGTACCCGTCAGGTCATCCCGTCCAGATAATCCACGGTTTTTGATTCCTGTAACTGCACAATACTTTTTGATCACAGCCTTTGAAAGCTTTTTGCTGCGCTTACTAATCTTTTTTACATATGCATTTTTCTTAGTCGGGTACAAGACTGAAGCTCCGCGTACTCCTTTGCCTGCAGCGTCCGCATGAAGACGGATACAGACAGAAGCTCCACTTTTATTGGCCAGCTGTGCCCTTTTCTTATTGCTGATGTTGACGTTTTGCTTCTTTCTGACCATATAAACCTTATAGCCTCTTTTTTTCAGTTCCTTCTCCAATTTTTTTGCCACACTGAGTGTGAGCTTTGATTCCGGAACTTTTGTTGCCGCACCCTGAGTACCGGATGCAACTCTGGCTTTCTTTCTCTTTGCCCCCGGACCGATGGGTTCTTTTCTACTGTCACCCTTTTTCTGATGGCCCGCATCGATGGCCACCGTGATCCGGCGATCCCCAGCCAGGGCGCTCTGACTGGCTGTCAAAGACCGCACCGCTCCAGCGCAAACAGCCGTACATAACAGTACGGCTGCAAGTCTTTTCTTATTCATACTTCTTATAGCCAACCTCATCAAGCTTCTGGGCTTTTTTCACTACAGAATCTTTCATAGTCTCTCTGTAATCCTTTAATTTTTGAAGAAGTTCTGCATCAGAGGAAGCCAGGATCTGTGCTGCAAGGATTCCTGCGTTCTGTCCTCCGTTAATGGCAACGGATGCAACCGGGACTCCGGACGGCATCTGGACAATAGAGTAAAGAGAATCCACTCCTCCGAGATCTGAGGTTTTCATCGGGATCCCAATGACCGGCATCGGAAACAGTGCCGCGCACATCCCTGGAAGGTGTGCCGCTTTTCCTGCACCTGCGATAATGACTTTGACTCCTCTATCCTCAGCTCCCTTTGCCCACTCAAAGAAAATATCCGGTTCTCTGTGCGCAGAAATAATGGTCATCTCAAAATCAATTCCCATCTCCTCTAAAAAGTCTGCCGCCTTGCTCATAACCGGCATATCGGAATCACTGCCCATAACGATTGCTACTTTTGCCATAATCTTATCTCCTTTGTCATAATTCGATTTGTTTTTCTTCTATTCTACCCACTGGATCCGGTCACGTCAATGGTTCGTTCAGGATTTCCGTGCCTGGGAGCACAAATTTCCCGCTTTCGATCAAATGTGTTTCCATCCCTCCAAGTCCGATCACGCAGATAGAATCCAGTTCCTCATAGGGAATGGTGATGTCTGTATGACAGTTAAAATATTCTCCCTTTCTGGACCACTCATTGCTTTTTGCAACGATTTCTTTTCCATCCGGGTTATGCAATTCAGTGGCCTCACTGTGGCTGTAGCAGGTATCTCCCACTGCGAAATGCGGCCCCATCTTTTCTACAATCAGGATCGGCAGCTGATAAAGGATTCCGTACTTCTGAGCCATGGCATAGGCTGTGGTGTTGGTCCCCACCGCAAATTCTCCCATCGGAAGAGTCTCTCTGTTATAAAGAAGATTCTGTTTGATATAAGCCTGATTCTCCTCCTCAGATTCAAAATTCCTGCAGGAATATTCACTGATCATACCATCCTTGAACACCAGCTTAAGGTCAATAAATTTTAAATCTCTCAGATAAACTTCACTTACATGAAGAACTCCATTTGTCCCCTTAAGTTTCGGAGACGTAAACACTTCTCCTACTGGAATGTTCACGTCCGCCAGACAGTTTTCAAAATTCGTCTCCCTGTCCGGATGATCCAGCTCATGGAGCGCTACATACAGATCTGTTTCGTTGTCTTTTGCCCCTTTGATGTGGACTTCCACACCCTGGTCCAAGGCATCGATCAGATACTGCTGGATCTTTTTATATTTTTCTTTGTTCAGTGTATTGACCTTCACTACCTCTTCAAAGATCTCCTCAAACTTTTCGCCAATCTCAGGAATGGGATAGGCGATGATCGTAAAACTCCTCTCCTCAGGCTTCATATATTCATTGGCGATCTTGCTGGACTCGTTCTGGAATTCCACAGACAGTTTTTCCTGCTTTTCGGACAGCCTCAAACTTGCCTCCTTGTTCTCCGGCGTAAACGGCAGCTCACCGAAGGTCTCCATGCAGGCTGGGCCGGCAAATGCAGCCGCCTCTTCTTTCAGCTTTTCATAGGCATTTCTGTAGCATTCCAGCTTATGTCTCATAAACGCATTGTTAAAATACAGAGCCTGGTCAAATCTATGGTCGTATTCAAACTGGGGATTTGGACTTGTGGAGATATATCCGACTTTGGACATCCCCCTTGTAATCACTCCTGTGGTACCCCGGTACAAAATAGGTGTTAACCCAATCTCTTGAAACTGCCGGACAGCTTCCCGGATTACAGGTTCAAATCCCAAGTGATACCTGATATTGACGGTGGCCTTTTGGGTCATATCGATGTTGTTGATGATAAAACCATCGTGAAAACCATCCACATAAGTTTTGGCGATGGCCTGTATCCTTTCTTTTGGAAAGCTATTTAAAAATGAAAGCATCCGGATCTCATTTTCCGAAATATATTCCCCGTAGCGGTAGAGTACATCCGGATCAGACAGATCCTCCTTCATGACAATATCCGATGCAAAATGAAAGGAAGGATCCAGCTGTTCTCTGACACGGTAAGCGCAGATCTCCTGGCTATAATCTCTCATATGGTCAAAGATGATCTGTTTTGCGGTCTTTCTTAGCGGATTCCCATCCTGGAACAGCTGATAGATCTCTAAGAACAATTCGCTTAAGATTGTCAGTTCAAAAAGCCGCTCTTCCACAGCATAAATCAGACAGCCATGAATCTCTGCATATAAAAAACACAGGATATCACCGAATTCTTCTCCCAGGACAGCCTGTGCATATTCAGGATTCCCATAGCAGACATGATAGCGGGATGGAAATACATCCTCATACCATCTCTGGTTCCACGTTTTCATCCGGCAAAGCGGCCTGTCTTTTTCCTCAAATACCTCGTTGGCAAATAAAAGCCTCTCCGCCATCTTTTTAAAATAGGCCAAAAAAGGCTCTTTCACAGAATCTTCCTGTAAAATAGCCTTCAGCCTTTCCTGATTTAAATCATGGCGTTCCATTAATAATTCATCCACGTTATAAGCTCCTTTTAATATTTCCGTTTTTTATATTTTTCTCAAAAACTTCCTGAATATACGCCCAAAGTACATCGGATCCCTGGCTGGTATACTCGTTTTTGCTCATAATCTGGCCGATGCAGACATCATGCTCTCTCCAGGCCCTTCCATCTGTGGCATCATTTAAAAGGATCGGCTGAATCCGGTCCAAGGTGTTTGCAAACTTGGATTCTGGTGTCTTTCGTTCCTCAAACTCTCTCCAAAGTCCAAACAGTTCTTCTGCCTGATCTTCGGGGAGGATATGGAAGATCCTCTCGGCCGCCTTCTGCTCTCTGGCAGCTTTTGTTCCGTTACCTGCCTCATCATAAAGATAGGTATCCCCCGCATCGATCTCCACCAGATCATGGATCAGGACCATCTTGATCACCTGCAGCACATCCACCGGTTCTTTTGAATATTCCGATAGAAAGACTGCCATCAATGCAAGATGCCAGGAATGTTCCGCATCGTTTTCTTTTCTTTCCCCGTTTGTCAGATGTGTCTGGCGGATGATATCCTTAAGCCTGTCCACCTCTATGATAAACTCCATCTGTTTCTGTAATCGTTCCATACTCCCTCCTATATCAGCCCGATCAGAAATATAGCCGTGGAAAACAGAAGAACTGCTCCGTTGGTAATACTTCCAACCACCTTCCAAATTCTCATGGACGCTGTGTCGTGATAACTCCTGACCGCAAGCATCATTCCAAAGACAGAGATGCCAAACAGCACCCAAGCAGCTGCGCCGATCAGGATTCCTCCATTGCCGGCAGCCTGAAATGAAAATCCAACTAAAATAAGATATCCGAAGATTCCTATGGCCCCCAGAATACTGGAAACTGCTGACTCTCTGGATACAACATGATCCGACGGACGGTAGGCCTGACGCTTCTTTTTATTCACCCGCATGTT
Coding sequences within:
- a CDS encoding HD domain-containing protein: MERLQKQMEFIIEVDRLKDIIRQTHLTNGERKENDAEHSWHLALMAVFLSEYSKEPVDVLQVIKMVLIHDLVEIDAGDTYLYDEAGNGTKAAREQKAAERIFHILPEDQAEELFGLWREFEERKTPESKFANTLDRIQPILLNDATDGRAWREHDVCIGQIMSKNEYTSQGSDVLWAYIQEVFEKNIKNGNIKRSL
- the purE gene encoding 5-(carboxyamino)imidazole ribonucleotide mutase, coding for MAKVAIVMGSDSDMPVMSKAADFLEEMGIDFEMTIISAHREPDIFFEWAKGAEDRGVKVIIAGAGKAAHLPGMCAALFPMPVIGIPMKTSDLGGVDSLYSIVQMPSGVPVASVAINGGQNAGILAAQILASSDAELLQKLKDYRETMKDSVVKKAQKLDEVGYKKYE
- a CDS encoding aminopeptidase encodes the protein MERHDLNQERLKAILQEDSVKEPFLAYFKKMAERLLFANEVFEEKDRPLCRMKTWNQRWYEDVFPSRYHVCYGNPEYAQAVLGEEFGDILCFLYAEIHGCLIYAVEERLFELTILSELFLEIYQLFQDGNPLRKTAKQIIFDHMRDYSQEICAYRVREQLDPSFHFASDIVMKEDLSDPDVLYRYGEYISENEIRMLSFLNSFPKERIQAIAKTYVDGFHDGFIINNIDMTQKATVNIRYHLGFEPVIREAVRQFQEIGLTPILYRGTTGVITRGMSKVGYISTSPNPQFEYDHRFDQALYFNNAFMRHKLECYRNAYEKLKEEAAAFAGPACMETFGELPFTPENKEASLRLSEKQEKLSVEFQNESSKIANEYMKPEERSFTIIAYPIPEIGEKFEEIFEEVVKVNTLNKEKYKKIQQYLIDALDQGVEVHIKGAKDNETDLYVALHELDHPDRETNFENCLADVNIPVGEVFTSPKLKGTNGVLHVSEVYLRDLKFIDLKLVFKDGMISEYSCRNFESEEENQAYIKQNLLYNRETLPMGEFAVGTNTTAYAMAQKYGILYQLPILIVEKMGPHFAVGDTCYSHSEATELHNPDGKEIVAKSNEWSRKGEYFNCHTDITIPYEELDSICVIGLGGMETHLIESGKFVLPGTEILNEPLT
- a CDS encoding N-acetylmuramoyl-L-alanine amidase family protein — encoded protein: MNKKRLAAVLLCTAVCAGAVRSLTASQSALAGDRRITVAIDAGHQKKGDSRKEPIGPGAKRKKARVASGTQGAATKVPESKLTLSVAKKLEKELKKRGYKVYMVRKKQNVNISNKKRAQLANKSGASVCIRLHADAAGKGVRGASVLYPTKKNAYVKKISKRSKKLSKAVIKKYCAVTGIKNRGLSGRDDLTGTNWSKIPVTLIEMGFMTNKKEDKKMQKDSFQKKMAEGIADGIDAYFGK